The window AAATTAATCCCCCGCACTCAGCGTAGATGGGTAGCCCGTCATTCGCCGCCTTCCTGACTGACTGACGGAAACTTTTGTTGGCGGCTAGCAAGCGGGCACTGGTCTCAGGAAAACCTCCACCTATATAGAGACCATCCAGCTCGGGCAGCGCTTCATCTTCCAGGGCATTAATAGGTACCAGCTCTGCGCCACCCTGCTCCAGAGCCTCGAGATTTTCTGAATAATAAAACTGAAATGCCGCATCCTGCAGAATACCAATACGCACATCTCTGGCGACCGGCCCGGCAGCAACTTCAACCGGCAGGTATTTCTGTGCGAGATCAGCGTCCAAAGGTTTCATGATCTCTTCAACCCGTGCCAGGTCAATATTTTCTGAGACCGTTTCAATGAGAAAAGAGAGCGCGTCGGTTGAATCTGTGTACTCCTGATGGGGTATCATGCCAAGATGACGCATCGGAAAAATATCACGCTTCATACGGGGAATCACCCCTAGAACCGGTACTCCGGTATAGCGCTCAACCGCCTCCGTCACCAGACGTTTCTGGCGCTCGGTGGCAATATGGTTCAGCACCACACCCTGAATGTTTATGCGTTTGTCCAGCTCCATACAGCCCAGTACCATTGCTGCTACCGTCCTGGTGGTTTTGGTGCAGTTCACCACCAGAATAACGGGCAGATCAAGTGAAATGGCAAGCTCTGCCGTGGAAAACCCGCCCTCGGCATTGACGCCGTCATAGAGCCCCCGGTTGCCCTCGAGCAGGGCGATATCTGCTCCTGCTGCATGGGTGTAAAACGATTGTTTCAACTTCTGCTCATCGACCAGATACGGATCGAGGTTGTAACATTTACCGCCTGAGGCCAACTGCAGCCAACCAGCGTCGATATAATCCGGCCCTTTTTTAAATGGCACAACCTGTTGGCCCCGGGCGGCAAAGGCTGCGGTGAGACCAACCGATACCACACTCTTGCCCGAACCTCCGGCAAGCCCTGCAACCACTATCCCTATAGTCTGCATAATTTCCGTTTTACTCTTTTCTTTTTTTGAAGCCTGTTAAAGTTTAAACCGTAAAATTCTATGATATGCTCAGCAAAGCCTGATGGAGAATTGTTTTTCTGCCACAAGTCAGGTACGCGAGCAATATTTTTTATCTCGATAGCGCCGGGTTAGCCCCAAAGCCTTTCTGCTCTGCTCCGGCCCTCAGTGAACCTTCTTACCGTGTAGAGCCCACATCTCTTCATAGAGTGCATTGAGCCTCTGCTCCAGCTCCAGCCGGTAGGTCTCCACCGCGTCTCCTTTCACCCCCGGCGGTACCCCAAACGGCTCACCGTAAACAAGATCTACTGTCGAAAATGGTTTGGGAAAGGCGGTCCGATCCCAGGAGCGAATGGTACCATAACGGGAAGCTGCCCAGGCCATGGGTACAATAGGGGTTCCACTCATCGAAGCGATCAGGATCGCTCCGGGCTGAGCCACCCGCTCCGGGCCTTGTGAGCCATCCGTGACCAGCGCGGTATTCTCCCCGTTCCTCGCCGCTTTGACCAGATCTTTTAAAGCCTGCACACCCTTCTTATTGCGAGAGCCACGCACGGTTTTAAAACCGAAATGTTCCAGCATCCTGGAAATATATTCACCATCGGCACTGGAACTCACCATAATCACAGCATTATCTTTGCGGCAATGATAAAACATCCCCAGCAGGGAGTAGTGCCAGAAAGAGCCGATAACCGCTTTGCCGCTGCCTATCGTATTGTTGCGATTTTCAGCTCCATGAACCCGTATTTTACAGGTGGCATAGACAAGCCGCACTGCCACGCCGATAAGCACAGGTAGCACATATATCGCCAGTTTTTTCAAATACTTTTTCATCCCAACTCAATTTCCAGTTTGCGCAGAGTTTTTATTTTGTCGCGCAGTGCCGCAGCCTCTTCAAAGGCCAGCTCCTTGGCGGCTTGTTGCATCTCTTTTTCAAGCTTTTTGATTTCTCTCTCAAGCTCACCCACCGAGCTGAAATTCGGCAACTCTTCGGCAGCCTCCAGCAGGGCCTGCTGGCGCTCGTCCATCTTGTATCCGGAATTATGCAGATGCTGTTGCATGGTATCCTTGACCTTTGAAAAAATGGTCTGGGGTACCACACCATGTTCTATATTATGCTCATGCTGCAGGGCTCGGCGACGCTCCGTCTCAGCAATGGTATACTCCATGGAACCGGTAATTTCATCTGCATACATTATTACCCTGCCGTTTACGTTTCGCGCAGCGCGGCCGCAGGTCTGGATAAGTGACCGTTCCGATCGCAGGAAGCCTTCCTTATCCGCATCGAGTATAGCCACCAGCGATACTTCCGGAATGTCGAGTCCCTCGCGCAGCAGGTTGATACCAACCAGAACGTTGAACTCATCATTTCGCAGATCCCGGATCAGTTCGATCCTCTCCAGGGTCTTGATGTCAGAGTGCAGATAACGAACCCGGATACCCAACTTGTGATAATAGTCGGTGAGGTCTTCCGCCATACGCTTGGTCAGGGTAGTGACCAGCACCGCCTCATCACGCTCTGAACGGACACGGATCTCCTCCAGCAGGTCATCCACCTGGCTGGTCGCCGGGCGCACCTCAATCACAGGATCAAGCAAACCGGTGGGCCTGATCACCTGCTCGACAATGCGCCCCTCGGATTTATCGACTTCCCAGTCACCTGGGGTGGCCGAAACATAGATCGCCTGGTGGATTCGTCCTTTGAACTCATCGAAGCGAAGGGGTCTGTTGTCCAGGGCTGAAGGCAGGCGAAAACCGAAGTTGACCAGAGTTGTCTTACGGGACCGGTCACCATTGTACATACCATTCAACTGGCCGATTCCGATGTGACTCTCATCTATGAATATCAGGAAATCCTCGGGAAAATAATCGAGCAGGGTCGGCGGTGGAGCGCCTTCCGGTTTCCCGGTTAGATGGCGACTGTAGTTCTCGATACCGTTGCAATAGCCCAACTCATGGATCATCTCCAGGTCAAACATGGTCCGCTGTTCCAGCCGTTGCGCTTCCACCAGCCTGTTTTCACTATGGAACTGTTCCAGCCGCCAATTCAGTTCTTCCTTGATTGTCCGGTTGGCGATTTGCAGCCTGTCTTTGGAAGTAACATAATGGCTCCCTGGAAAAACCGTATATTCATCGAGTTTCTCGATAACCACGCCGCGAAGAGGATCGATAACATAAATCTCCTCCAGGGTGTCTCCAAAAAATTCCAGACGAATGGCCCGATCTTCCTCATGCACGGGGAAGATGTCGATAACATCGCCGCGAACCCTGAAAGTACCCCGATGAAAAGAGATATCGTTTCGCTCAAAGAGCATATACACCAGCCTGCGCTGCACATCCTCCATGGGATGTTCTTTATCGCGCTGCAGAAACAGGTGCATATTTTTATATTCTTCAGGGGAACCAAGACCATAGATGCATGAGACAGAGGCCACAATCAGTACATCCCGCCGGGTCAGAAGTGATCGGGTGGCGGAGTGGCGCAGTTTATCAATGGCATCGTTGATTGAGGAATCCTTTTCAATATAGGTATCCGACTGGGGGATATAGGCCTCTGGCTGGTAGTAGTCGTAATAGGAGACAAAATACTCCACCGCATTTTCCGGAAACAGCTCCTTGAACTCGGTAAAAAGCTGTGCCGCCAGGGTCTTATTGGGAGCAATGACCAGAGTGGGTCGCTGAACCTTTTCAACCACACTTGCCATGGTGAAGGTCTTACCTGAGCCGGTTACACCAAGCAGTACCTGATGCTTTGCTCCATTCTGAATTCCATTGGTCAGCAACTCTATCGCTTCAGGCTGATCTCCGGAGGGTGTGAACTTGGTAACAAGTTTAAAAGGCTTTTCCATAACTATATATTACGCAGTCCTCTCAAATGACGCTGCGCTTGCAATCAGAGAGTTTGAGGTGCAATTGCTTAAGACGGATAATTTACCAGATGAGGAGAAGATTTACTACGGACCAATGTGAAGACCGGATTCCTGGAGTATATACCTGTGAATCCGGTTCGCACAGGTACCAGAATTTCATTTTCCCTAGAGACAATCCGTATATCTCCCAAAGCGCTACGTCAAGAAGACCGGCTGAAACAGCCTTATGTTTCCTGCAGGATGATTTCAGAATAGAATTCCCCCGCCAGCTCTTTTGCTTCTGCGTTGTGGCACGGCGGAGCTTTCTTATCGATCTGATGAAAGAAGACCGGGTACGACTTGAGAAGTTCAGCCAGCGCCTGCCATTCCTGACGGTTGCTGACCTCCTGCCCTTCTCGGGTATGCCAGTCACGACGCTGCCATTGCCGCAGCCAGTTACCGGCACCATCTTTTAAATAGCCGGAAGTCGTGTAGACATGGACCGGCAGTTTGCGTTTAAGCAGTTTCAGCGCTTCTATGGCAGAGACAATGTGCAGGCCATTGCCGGTTCCCACCTGCCTGGTGCCGCCTATCACCCGATGGTGATCGCGAAAGCGCATGATTCCCGCCCAGGCGCCCGAGGAACTTTTCTGCCTCCAGGTAATCGCCAGAAAAATATGCACGCTGTTCTGGTCACCCAGCGGCAACACCGGTACTGGTCGCGCACTTCGGGCAAGCTCGTCCACCTCATTATTCAAAGGGTCATCCGCATGGCCCTTAACCCAGTTCCAATCGACCTGATGCCGATTTACCTCAACCAGTAGAGCCCGCCACAGATCCCGGTTTCGCACTGCATCTCCGGTAATGGTCGACCAGTCGCGCTGCTGCCAGTTGGGGAGCCATTCGGTAATACCATCTTTCAGGTAACGGGAATCGGTGAACAGACACACCCGGTGACTGGCAGAAAGTGACTGCAGGGCTTTCAGGGCTGCGGTCAACTCCATACGGTTATTGGTCGTTGCCTCCTCAGTCCCCGTTAGAGTCTCACGCTGTTCCTCATTATCCAGCACTATCGCTGCCCAGCTGCCAGGCCCGGGATTGGGGCTGCATGACCCATCCGTATAAATCCGCACCTCCGGCAAACCGTCTTCTGCCTTCATCTCCTCACTCACCCTTCACTCCTTTCTCCTCCCACCTCACGCCTCTTACCCAGCGGTTCCAGTTGCTGTTCCTTTTGCTTTTACGCCCTACCCGCAGTTGCCGTTGCTGTAGCAGTTGCAGTTGCAGTTTCAGTCACGTCCAACGTCCCCCATCCAACGTCCTACACGCAGTTGCAGTTGCAGTTCCGCAGTTGCAGTTAAGCTGTTGCAGTCACGTCCAACATCCAACATCCAACATCCAACCTGCAGTTACAGTTGCAGTTCCGCAGTTGCAGTTAAGCAGTTGCAGTTACTTCCAACGTCCAACATCCAACGTCCTACCTGCAGTTGCTGTTCCGCAATTAAAACCCATTCAACGACCAATCATACTTCAAAAATCGCACCTGCAAATCACTTCCAGCGCCATTTATCGTCCCAAGCATCTCAGGCGCGGCATACTTTTTCACAAATCCACCGATATCATTACCAAAGTCTACCCCAAACCACTTGAATATTTTTGACACATAGAGGGTGTTGCCGGCAACATAATTTGCTTTGGGGTCATTGAGAAACGATACCGTATTTCTTTGCAACTGTTTTTCCACCTCAGCTCCGGTATACGCCTCAGAGATGAGTGGTGGACAGCTTTTGGCCGCGCAGTTTATGGCGAAATGGATTCTTGGCTCGTTAAAGCGTGGCCGCAGTATTTCATGCTCAACATCATCGAGGCTCATTTTCAGTCCTCCGATATGAACAAAAGAAATTGACCAGGGTGAAGAGAAAAGACCGCCGATATCTTTTATCGAGTCAACAGGTCTTCCAGAGATAAAATTACGCAGGATGAGTTTTACAGTATAGGCATTGTAGGCATTTATATAGTACGCCAACTGATCGTTACGACTCAACACACCGGGATTCGTTGCATCAAGTCGGGACAGATATACATCAAGTTTCTTCTCATCCTCCTTAAATGCCGTATAGTTCACCTCCCCCTGGTGGACATGCTTTTTGAGCAACTGATCCCAATCAGTATGTAGATCCACTGCTTGAACACTGAGAGGTACAAGAAGTAACAGCAACAGGCAAATCGCTTTTGGCATGGCTCCCTCCATTCTTTGCATAGCATGCGCTATGTTGCTCAACCGCTCACAAATATGTGGTCTGTATCAGACCGGTTACTCTTCTTTCTTCGGCTGGCTGGCCCCAATTACCCGGGGCCGGACAAACTGCATGATTTTTTTAACGGTTAGTGGAAACAACCCCAAAATGACGAACGAAGCGATGAGACTGGGGGAAAGAATCCCCGATAACGAGTCAATTTTAGCTAACTCCTTGCCTGCATTGACATAGACAATGGTGCCGGGCAGCATCCCAAGCTGGGAGACCCAGAAAAACGTGATCAACCGCATAGTCGTCAAGCCCATGACGAGGTTGATGACAAAGAACGGGAACACCGGAATCAGACGCATGGTGAAGAGATAAAAGCCACCCTCACGGTCAATGCCTTCGTTGATCGTCTGCAATTTCCCGCCAAACCTCTGCTGCACCCAGTCCCGCAGCAGAGTGCGCGCCACCAGGCAGGCCAGGGCGGCTCCGATGGTAGAGGCAAAAGACACCACAACAGTTCCCAGCACCAGGCCGAAAAAGCCGCCACCGGCAAGCGTCATAACCGCCGCTCCCGGAAGCGACAGAGCAGTAACCAGTATATAGATGGCCATATAGGCTGCGATCACCGCCAACTGGTGCTGTTCATAGAGAAGCTGAAATTTTTCCTGGGAGCTCTTGAGATATTCCAGGCTGAGGTATTGCCCAAGGTCGTAATAAAAGAAGACAGTTACCACACAAATAACTATTGCCCCCAGAATGCTCTTTTTCACTAAATTTTTCTTCATAGGGTGACCCGCATCCTCATCTGCAGTCATACAAATCAACTGCGGTCTTGTTCAGAGTTTCATCCAGACTCGCTCACATTCTCCTCGCACCACAGGCCCAGCCCGCATTTTTTTCAGCTCAGGCAGCCTTCGCTTCAGTTATCACCGGAAGTAAATGATAGTAGCCTATTGTAACAGCAAAAAAATGAAGACGATACGCGGACTGTGCCCCTCCCGCCTCTTACTTCGTGAAGTTTTGTTTTAGAGCCGATCATTCATCTATATCTTCCCAATAAATGCAGTCTTTGGGACAATTCTTGATAGCCTCCCAGACGATTTCGGCAGGATATGTTTCCACATCAACAACTTCCATTCTGCCGGTTATTTCATTATAACGAAAAATCTCCGGGGCAACCTCTATGCAGCCACGACAGTCACTGCAGCGCCCGGTATCAATGACCAATATGCGTTTCATTCCTTACCTGTTTCATGCCATACATAATTTTTTAATTCTCAGCCAACCTATGGGCTTGCCCGATTTTTCAATACAATCAAAGCTCACAATCCCCTTGACACTTCCAATAATTATTACTACTTAATCATCTATGTCAACTCTGGCTCCCTCGCACCATCTCTTCTTGTAATCGCCTCATATCTCAAATAAGATCTAAGGATAATGCAGAGATATGACCGAGCCGCAATTGCATGGCAGCTCTTGCCTGTTTCATATTGCAACCGTCGTAGAAGGTGGAGGTTGGCTTTAACTCTTATATCGTATTTCTGCAAATGGAGTGATAATGAACCCGACAGAATTAGCCAAAGGTATTTACTGGGTAGGTGCGGTAGACTGGGATGTCCGCGATTTCCACGGTTACTCCACCAACCGTGGCACAACCTACAACGCGTTTCTCATCGTCGACGAAAAAGTAACCCTGTTCGATACTGTAAAGCGCACTCATCTTGGTGAGTTGCTGCGTCATGTCAGCGCGATTATCGACCCTGCTAAAATCGACTACCTCGTCGTCAATCATGTGGAGATGGATCATTCCGGTTCCCTGCCTGAATTGATGGATATCATCAAACCGGAAAAACTGTTTTGCTCGCCAATGGGCCATAAGGCCCTGCTCGATCACTTCCACAGGGAAGACTGGCCATACGAGGTGGTAAAGTCCGGCACCGAGATCAGCCTTGGCAAGCGCACCATTCAATTCCTTGAAACCAGGATGCTGCACTGGCCTGACTCCATGTTCTCCTTCATCAAGGAAGACGGCATCCTCTTTTCAAGCGATGCATTTGGTCAGCACTATGCGACCAGCGAACGTTTTGATGACCAGGTACCACTCTCAGAGGTGATGGAGGAGAGTGCGAAATATTACGCCAATATCCTCTATCTGTTCTCCCCGCTAGTTAAAAAACTGCTCGCCTCAGTGGCAGAGATGAACCTCGACATCAAGATGATCGCTCCGGATCATGGTATTATCTGGCGCACCAATCAGGAGAAGATTCTGGCAGCCTACCAGAGATGGTGTAGCGGCCAGGCAAATGAGAAAGCACTGGTTATTTACGACACCATGTGGCAGTCCACTGCGCAGATGGCGCAATCAATAGCAGGAGGGCTTGAAGAGGCCGGGGTTTCTACTGAAATGCTCAACCTGCGTTATAACCACCATAGTGACATCATGACAAAAGTGCTTGAGGCAAAAGCACTGGTGGTGGGTTGCCCAACCCTCAACAACGGGCTTCTGCCGCGAATGGCTGGCTTTCTCACCTACATGAAAGGCCTTAAACCGGTTGGTAAGATCGGTGCCGCTTTTGGCTCCTTTGGCTGGAGTGGTGAATCGGTCAAGCTCCTTAATCAGGCGCTGGAGGAAGCAAAAATAGAACTGGTTGAAGAAGGATTCAGGCATAAATACGTGCCTGGACCGGAAGTTCTCGACGAATGCCTGGAGATGGGCCGCAGAATTGGCGCGACCATCAAGGAGAAGAACGCCGAATAGCTCTTTTGATTCGCGTTAGACAAACCACAACGAGGTGAGCATGGAACGGATTGCGCAACATAAAATTCTGGTTGCGGGCAACTCTTTCGAGCAATGCTGCGACAGAGTCCGGAAATTCTTCGATCTCACCTCGCTGGTAATATACGATTGCATCCAGGTCATTGATGAGCTCTGCCACCACGGCCCGGATGCAGACTTTTTCCCGGAACTCAAAAAAGCTGAGCAGAAGAATCAGCTCACCATCAATTCATTGATCGATGAGCTGGAATCGGCTGGTATCAACAGAATTGGTGATCTCAGAAGCAAAGACCCGGGATACAGCAGTAAAGTCTTTCATATCCTGGCCCACTTGCTCGATGGCTTCATTGGCATTGACTCGTACTTTTACAGCATCGAATCAGACAGTCACAGGCTGTCAGATCAGGCACGCAGCCAACTCCAGTCAGCACCGGACAAATATTGGCTGATTCATCTCGACTGTTACTCAGAATTACCCGAGGAAGCCGGTGTTCTGCATATGTAATACTTTCAGAGAAACCATCCTCTGATTAAGGAATCATTTTAATAACGAGGAAATTGTGATGAACTGGTTTTCACTTTTCGCCAAAAACGAGAACATCAGCCCGGATGAAGCCAGAAAATACCTGGACTCCAGCCCACCCGGTTCCCTACAACTGGTGGATGTTCGCCAGCCAGGTGAGTACCAACAGTCGCATATCCCCGGTGCCAAACTCATCCCCCTGGGTGAGCTGCCTGATCGCCTGGATGAACTTGACCCGAATAAAGAGACAATCGTCTACTGCCGGAGTGGAGTACGCAGCCGGGCAGGCAGCCAGATCCTCAGCAAAGCGAATTTCTCTCAGGTCTTGAATATGACAGGTGGCATCATCGGTTGGCAGGGTTACCAGGCCAGCGGCGAAGAAGAGCTCGGTCTCGAATTTTTTCTCGATGCCGATTTCAGTTCAGCCTCCCAGATGGCTTTTGCCATGGAAGTTGCCCTTAAACAACTTTACATGTTGCTGGCTGAACGAACCGACATTCAGGAAAACAAGCAATTCCTCACCAGGCTTGCAACTTTTGAAGACAGCCATATGGCCAAACTCCGCGCCCAGTATCCTGCACTCTCCACCAACGCCACCATCGCCAGGCCCGCGCCTGCAGAAGGCGGGATTGAGCCCGAAGCATTTTTGGCTCGTTACGGTGACCAACTCATAGATATTGAGTCGATTATACAGGCGGGAATGATGTTTGAAGCCCAGGCGTACGACATGTACAACCGGCTGGCCGACAAAACAGACGAATCAGAGCTGAAAGACTTCTACCTCAAAATGGCTGCAGAAGAGAAGACACATCTGCAAATCCTCGCTAAGGAGTTGAACAAACAATTGAACTAGCAGTCCGGCCGACTGTTCATGAACCAGATACGACCGGGACAGTCACATTAAAACCGTATTCATCTTTCAAGGAGAAGAAGGTATGAGTATTTTTTTGTACACTGCTGCAGAGTTGTTCGACTGGCTGACCGCCAGAAAAGAGCTGGTAGTTCTCGATGTTCGAAACTCAACGGATTTCCAAAGATTCCAGATTGAGTCACCCTACCCTTTCGAAATGTTGAACATATCCTACTTTGACTTCATGGAGATCGAAGAGGAATGTGTCGCCCGACTGCCCCGTGATAAACAGATCCTGATAGTCTGCGCCAAGGAAGGCTCAGCCAAATTTGTTGCCGATCTGCTCGAAAAAAATGGTTTTCGCGATATCGGTTACCTGCAGGATGGTATCAAGTCCTGGGGTAACCTGCTTGTACCCGTATTACTCAATCCTGATGAGCCATATGAACTGTACCAGTTCATCAGACCGGGCAAAGCATCCTGCAGTTATGGGCTCGGATATAAAGGTGAGTTAATCCTTTTTGACCCCACCCGGGCCACCGACTTCTACCTCAATTTCGCCCAGGAAAGAGGCTATACCATCAGTCTCAGCTGCGAGACACATTTGCAGGCTGATTATATAGCAGGCAGTCGTTTGCTCAGCGACCAAACAGGATGTCAGGTACTCGCCAATGCAGGTGATTTTACCGGTGCCCAATTCACCTGGACACCCCTTGAAAATGACCAGATTCTCCCCATAGCCGCCGACGGCCCAGAGATTCGTGTGTTATTCACGCCTGGCCACACCCCAGGCTCCACCTGTTTCCTGATCGACAACCGATATTTAATCTCCGGAGATACTGTTTTTATAAAGTCTGTCGGCAGACCGGATCTTGGCGGCAAGGTTGATGAGTGGTCCGATTACCTTTTTAGAACCCTGCAGAATATTCAGCAACTCGACCCGGCCGTAATTATTCTACCCGGCCACTTTATCAATTGGCAGGAAGCCACTGAAAAGCTCACTTTCGCCGCCCCTCTCAAACAGGCGATACGTGATAACAAAGCCATTTACGACATCAGCAACGAAACCGATTTCCTCAAATTCATCAAAGCCAACATTCGGGAACAACCATCTGAATATGCCGAAATACGCAAAGTGAACGCAAACCTGCTGCAAGTTGACGCTGACCGGGCAGAGGAACTTGATCTCGGCAAAAATGAATGTGCTGCGGAACAGATGGGGAAGGGTTGAAGGGTTGAACGGCAACTGCTGGTTGGACGTTGAACGGGGGACGTTGGATGTAACAGCTACTGCAACTGCGGAACTTCGGGAACTGCAACTGCAGGTGGGATATAGAATGTTATGTTAATAAAAAAGGTTGAGCGGAAAGGAATTCCGCTCAACCTTTTTTGCTCTCATATGGTTAATAACCGTTCCCTGGGAGGATATGAGATAGTGGCAGTACTGAATCAAATCCTGGAACACCTCGCCGGCAGGACATCTTCTACCTGCTTAATTTTCCAGTTTTTACCTCTTTCACTCTGGTAAATGAAAGAGTTGGTCAAGCATGAGAACAACCTTTCCCTCCAGATTGCTTACCCATATTTTATTGCACATACAGATAGCATCTCTAAAGAGATAAACTCGTGCCAGCCCCGGTAGAACTGATCAGCGGCATAGTACAACCACTGACCACGAACAGTGGGGCCGGTCTGTTCTTTTCTGCAGGTCATATTTACCTGCAATCGCTACCAAACGACAGTAGCTATCACCTCAACACCACCTACCCAACAAGCCAGGAGCGCTGAAATCCGAGAATTTGCTTGCCACAGTAATATCTTAGGCAAGAGATATCTTTCGATAGCCAGCCAATCACCTTTACCCACGAAAACGTTGTAGATGACTTGATATCCGAAACAATTGTTCCTCTCACCTCAACACCACCTGCCTAACAAAGCAAGGTCGGCTGAAATCCGTAAATTTGCTTGCCACCATAATATCTTAGGCAAGAGATATCTTTCGATAGCCAGCCAATCACCTTTACCCACGAAAACGTTGTAGATGACCTGATATCCGAGGATTTGCCCGCATCGTAATATCTTTCATATACGATGCGGGCCATTGACGAAGGAGATCAGGTCATATCCAACGTTTTTACTTGAAATAACGGTTTAGGAGGCCTGCAAAAGCCTGCCCATGCCTCGCCTCATCCTTACACATCTCATGTACAGTGTCGTGGATTGCATCGAGGTTCAATTGCTTGGCGCGGGTGGCGAGTTGCTTCTTGCCTTCACATGCGCCATGCTCTGCTGCTACACGAGCCTCGAGGTTTGCCTTGGTGTCACCAACTACAACTTCGCCCAGCAGCTCTGCAAATTTCGCTGCGTGCTCTGCCTCTTCCCAGGCGATACGCTTGTACGCTTCTGCAACTTCAGGGTATCCTTCACGATCTGCCTGGCGGGCCATGGCGAGATACATACCAACCTCGGTACACTCACCGGTGAAGTTCATTCTAAGTCCCTCAACGATCTCCGGGTCAACGCCTTCGGCAACACCAATGACATGCTCGTCTGCCCATGCCAATGCACCTTCTTCCTGAGCCTTGAACTTTTCTGCCGGAGCGTTACACTGCGGGCATTTCTCTGGTGCGGATCCTTCGGCTACGTAACCACAAACTGTACATACATATTTTTGCATTGGAGAACCTCCTGAATAATTATTATCATTTGTTATTGAGAATCATTACTGACTCGATTGATTGGCATATTACATAGTCCGTAATCGCTTTGCAAGACCTTTTTTCTTTAATTTTAATAATACTGAGCTTATCTTCCATAAAGCCTGTATCTTCTTATCCTCCGGGAGGTTGTGGGATAGTCCGACAGACTCTCAGACCGTCTTTTTTTAGCAAAACTCCATTAGAATTTGTCCACTCATGAAGATTTATTCCGACTACGATCAAGAACCCGAGGATCATTTCGAGCCGCTTTCTC of the Desulfosediminicola ganghwensis genome contains:
- a CDS encoding cobyrinate a,c-diamide synthase, giving the protein MQTIGIVVAGLAGGSGKSVVSVGLTAAFAARGQQVVPFKKGPDYIDAGWLQLASGGKCYNLDPYLVDEQKLKQSFYTHAAGADIALLEGNRGLYDGVNAEGGFSTAELAISLDLPVILVVNCTKTTRTVAAMVLGCMELDKRINIQGVVLNHIATERQKRLVTEAVERYTGVPVLGVIPRMKRDIFPMRHLGMIPHQEYTDSTDALSFLIETVSENIDLARVEEIMKPLDADLAQKYLPVEVAAGPVARDVRIGILQDAAFQFYYSENLEALEQGGAELVPINALEDEALPELDGLYIGGGFPETSARLLAANKSFRQSVRKAANDGLPIYAECGGLIYLGESIELDGEEFPLAGVFPARFGMSVKPQAHGYSAFTVDRENPFYPVGTKVKGHEFRYSTVIDWGWDEESMTVAMERGKGFMESRDGLCHKNVLALYTHVHADGTPEWAPGLLAKCREYKANCEKA
- a CDS encoding lysophospholipid acyltransferase family protein, with the translated sequence MKKYLKKLAIYVLPVLIGVAVRLVYATCKIRVHGAENRNNTIGSGKAVIGSFWHYSLLGMFYHCRKDNAVIMVSSSADGEYISRMLEHFGFKTVRGSRNKKGVQALKDLVKAARNGENTALVTDGSQGPERVAQPGAILIASMSGTPIVPMAWAASRYGTIRSWDRTAFPKPFSTVDLVYGEPFGVPPGVKGDAVETYRLELEQRLNALYEEMWALHGKKVH
- the uvrB gene encoding excinuclease ABC subunit UvrB — protein: MEKPFKLVTKFTPSGDQPEAIELLTNGIQNGAKHQVLLGVTGSGKTFTMASVVEKVQRPTLVIAPNKTLAAQLFTEFKELFPENAVEYFVSYYDYYQPEAYIPQSDTYIEKDSSINDAIDKLRHSATRSLLTRRDVLIVASVSCIYGLGSPEEYKNMHLFLQRDKEHPMEDVQRRLVYMLFERNDISFHRGTFRVRGDVIDIFPVHEEDRAIRLEFFGDTLEEIYVIDPLRGVVIEKLDEYTVFPGSHYVTSKDRLQIANRTIKEELNWRLEQFHSENRLVEAQRLEQRTMFDLEMIHELGYCNGIENYSRHLTGKPEGAPPPTLLDYFPEDFLIFIDESHIGIGQLNGMYNGDRSRKTTLVNFGFRLPSALDNRPLRFDEFKGRIHQAIYVSATPGDWEVDKSEGRIVEQVIRPTGLLDPVIEVRPATSQVDDLLEEIRVRSERDEAVLVTTLTKRMAEDLTDYYHKLGIRVRYLHSDIKTLERIELIRDLRNDEFNVLVGINLLREGLDIPEVSLVAILDADKEGFLRSERSLIQTCGRAARNVNGRVIMYADEITGSMEYTIAETERRRALQHEHNIEHGVVPQTIFSKVKDTMQQHLHNSGYKMDERQQALLEAAEELPNFSSVGELEREIKKLEKEMQQAAKELAFEEAAALRDKIKTLRKLEIELG
- the rnhA gene encoding ribonuclease HI; the encoded protein is MSEEMKAEDGLPEVRIYTDGSCSPNPGPGSWAAIVLDNEEQRETLTGTEEATTNNRMELTAALKALQSLSASHRVCLFTDSRYLKDGITEWLPNWQQRDWSTITGDAVRNRDLWRALLVEVNRHQVDWNWVKGHADDPLNNEVDELARSARPVPVLPLGDQNSVHIFLAITWRQKSSSGAWAGIMRFRDHHRVIGGTRQVGTGNGLHIVSAIEALKLLKRKLPVHVYTTSGYLKDGAGNWLRQWQRRDWHTREGQEVSNRQEWQALAELLKSYPVFFHQIDKKAPPCHNAEAKELAGEFYSEIILQET
- a CDS encoding DUF547 domain-containing protein, producing MPKAICLLLLLLVPLSVQAVDLHTDWDQLLKKHVHQGEVNYTAFKEDEKKLDVYLSRLDATNPGVLSRNDQLAYYINAYNAYTVKLILRNFISGRPVDSIKDIGGLFSSPWSISFVHIGGLKMSLDDVEHEILRPRFNEPRIHFAINCAAKSCPPLISEAYTGAEVEKQLQRNTVSFLNDPKANYVAGNTLYVSKIFKWFGVDFGNDIGGFVKKYAAPEMLGTINGAGSDLQVRFLKYDWSLNGF
- a CDS encoding TVP38/TMEM64 family protein, which translates into the protein MKKNLVKKSILGAIVICVVTVFFYYDLGQYLSLEYLKSSQEKFQLLYEQHQLAVIAAYMAIYILVTALSLPGAAVMTLAGGGFFGLVLGTVVVSFASTIGAALACLVARTLLRDWVQQRFGGKLQTINEGIDREGGFYLFTMRLIPVFPFFVINLVMGLTTMRLITFFWVSQLGMLPGTIVYVNAGKELAKIDSLSGILSPSLIASFVILGLFPLTVKKIMQFVRPRVIGASQPKKEE
- a CDS encoding ferredoxin; the encoded protein is MKRILVIDTGRCSDCRGCIEVAPEIFRYNEITGRMEVVDVETYPAEIVWEAIKNCPKDCIYWEDIDE